GTATGGTAACaatgttatttttaagttatttgtTCAGAAAAGGAAATGTTATGACCAGATGGTGGCACTAAATGTTGACCAAAAGTGATTACATTACATACTGGAGAGTAATAGGATAGATAAGAGTAACTTTCTTGATCCTTCCACAGTGTAAAATTAATTTGTTAATTTATAGTGGATACATTTATTGGAAATAATTTCATTATTGTATGTGTGATAGTTATATTTATTTCTACCAATGGACTGAAaaaagtttttatttgaaaaataaaatcatgatgtACACATTGGATGATTTCATATTTCTTACAAGGTTAGCCATGTGGCTCTATGTCATATTCATACTCCTAGGTTGACCACTGCACAGAAATATCTACATACAGTGGTGGAATGTACGATAGAATTTGTTCTAAACATTACTCATGGTCCTCAGACTGTGCTATCATTCAGTTTCCATATGGTAATCTGAAATGTTTTGCCAGTACTGATATGCCTGTGATAAACTAAAATAGATGATATCAGCCATGCTATCGTCAAGGTCTGGCTCTAATTAAACCATTACACCCATGTCcctaaagcttttttttttgcaattcatGATGCAAGAACCACAAGTAGGTCACTGATTTGCTGGTGGATTAGAGCATGTGTGTTATTACTCTTATATACAATTTCCTAGTTTTAACAGGTCTGAAGAAAGGGATTTGCAGGTAAAATCGACCAGTTTTTGTGGATATGATGGACTTGCAGAATTTTTATAACAATGTTTTAGGCCTTCTTCTTTAGAAATGTTTGTCCAAATATTGAGGATAATGAATAGAGTGTTAAGATGCACCTATGTGATGGTCATCTAGAAACTAAAAGTCCAGACATAAACCTCTTCTTTGTAACTTGTTCTCTGCAGGGCAGATGTTATTGTCAGCTCACTTCTACACTTGCCTTACCTCATTCTGCAGTGGAGTGTAGCTCATAGCTTTGGGAAACCAGTCGAAATGAGATACAGACCCAAGTCTGCATATCAGCACTTCTAACAGCACAATGCCTATAGAAAACTCTCCCCTCAGCCTCCTCGGGACATTGCTCCAGCCTCTCTACTGTGAATTATTCAGTCTGGGAACAGTGAAATAGAGACCTTTCAGTATGTTACAGAGTCTGCATCTCTTTGGGAGCTCTAGCCAAGAAAGCTTGTCTTAGTATTGTAAAAAGTGACAGTAACCAGTCCTCTGAAATGTCATTTTCAGTTTCACATTTCACTCATAATGGAAATTAGTACCAATAATATCCATGTGGATGAATGCTTGAATGTGTTAGCTGTGAGTGGGTTTGCCTGCCAACAGATGTCTGAATACCTGATACCGACAGCAAGTCTTCTGGCTACCCAAGGGGACCAATCATTTCCAGCAACCTGTCAGCCTATTACACTGAATATTCCTCCAGCTTGGTGAAGAAATAAGCCATATGTAACAGGACCAGGTGTAAATCCTAACAGAAGATCCTCACACATGCTTCTAGGGAAAATGTCTCCTTTTTATTGATGCCTTCCCTGCAATCGCTTGGATGTCAGATGTGAAACCTAAGGCCATCCTTTCATCTGATGCTTTGACTTAAAATAGGGAGGACTGATAGGTGATTATTCTTTTATCAAGCCTTCCAGCTACATTGATGTTTCTTTGATGTTTTAGTTTTGATAATGTGAGCAATTTGTGACGACTGTGAACAGAAATGTGCCCCGGGCAGACTGACATATCAGCAAAAAAATCAGTATCATTAGTTTTAATGGCATTATTGTGAATTACACTTcataaaaaggaggaaaacagtTACAAAGCAACTTTAACTTTCCGTTAACATCAAGTGATCTTATAAATATTTCACTGTGTTTACTGCATGATTCTGAGTGTCAACATTAAGTATTAAAGATTCTGCTTTCTGTTACCTTTACTCCCCTAGCTCTTTATCctggtgtttgtttctgtaacaAAGTGAGGTATGAAACATATTACCATATATTAGAAAATAACACTTATCTTTAAAAGGGTATACATAAAATTATCTGACTTGATTTTGCAATAACACCATCCATTATTTGTCTCTATCATATCTCTCTGTTAGAGTTTGCTTGGAGCAGCCTGTAGCCTCCACACTCTTCTGACTTCATTTTCTGTGGtgtccagctctctcagcaCATCAACATCTCTTGTCTGGTTAAATTGCTCTAGAAGCTGCTGGAAAACAGTCACCGGGATGCTGAAGTTGAGGTGTGGGTAGGTCACTTTGGCAGCAATGTCCCTAGTGTTGCTGGACACTATacctgggaaaacacaaaataatcatTACTCACATTTTATAtaagtaaaatttaaaatagagCAGTGCAGACAGAATCGTGTGTTGGATAACTGCTGTATCTTTACATGTGGTGCATTGTAACAGCAAAGTCATCCATGGTCATCTTATGCCCCCCACTGATCAAAAGAAGTACATGATTTTGGAGTTGCAAGGTTTCTTACCCAGCAGCTCTCCTGAGCGTCTTCGTATCACAGCGCCCCCGCTGGTCCCAGCTTGTACTGCACAAGTAGTCTGAAGCATGACCGGTTGGTCATTCAATAAAATGGCTTTGGAGAGGATACCACAGGTCAGGGACGGACCGCTTCTCCGACCTAAACCTCCATATCCCACCACAACTACAGGGTCACCTGCAGACAGAGATCAAGCTGAACATTTGTCTTGTAGAGGtttattttgtgaaaaaaaaaaaacagatctctTCTGACCCTGAATGCAATGCAAGAACCAGTTGTACGGTTTCAAATAATTGGACTGAACCCAAACCTGGATTAAAACTCTGAGCCATTTGGGGGATCACAGCCTTCATGATGGAGTCTCTCATCTGCACCAGAGCCAAATCATAGGGGGAGGATGCTTTAGTGGAAAACAGGACGTCTCCCACCATATCATGGACTctacaaaataatgaaaaaaaacatattttgactGTCTGTTTAAAATCAGCAAACACTATGATGAGAATGTAATCAAGCCATCAAACACAATGCACTGATATGGATGGTTATTTCACAGATTTGACAAATGACGTGGTGTAGAAAAGCCTGCTGTAGAGGATAAGGGAAATCTATCAACCATAGCACGCATACTGTAAACATGATCCTGTGGTGAGGTCAGATAAATAAGTGAGGGGTAAAATCAAGGTTGCTGCCAACCTTTGAAGGAAAGGAGTTTTATAGGTATGTCTATACATCTGCAAACTATCTTATAGCATTCACAGACAAAATATGGTAATAGCATTATTTTTGCATTATTGTGAGTTTAGAAGAAAGTGCAGCTGTtgggtgtttttaaagggtGTGCATGGGATGTAACGGTCACAAGATATTCTTAATGAAACTAAAAAAAGAGTATCAACAAATTTAGTTTGAGTTAAAGGTTAACAGAAATAATTACAAATATTTTGACACATCaatgaaggaaaaaatgttGCAAAACTACTAGCAATATTGAATGCTGTATTCAATGAGGTGTTACAGCCAAAGGCCTTAGAAACAGTGTTGCTCGCAGGGAcactaaaatcaaacacagccaGCTGTGCTTCTTCTGCTGTAAACAGCCAAAAGGGTATACTGTGTAAATTGTGTATTCATTATGTCTACATGTTTTTGGATCATTATAATGTCTCCCTTTGTGAACAGATAAGAGTGGGGTTGAGGTAAGTGTTAGCACAAGCTCACAGGTCAATCTCAAATAGGTTGAGACAATCAGCGTGCCATCACCTGTCCTTGCGATGAAACTTCAGGTTGACTGTTGACTTCCCGTCAACGACATGTCTGCAGGTCACAACCAGCCGAGAGCTGACGACAACCCCTGAGCCCCAGAACTGTCCACTATCTACAAGGCACACAGTGGGGTATTTCACAGCTTTTGACTCATGGGCTGCAAGAGACATGTGAAGGCCTTCTTCCCCACCGTGGAGCCAAACATCTCGGAGTGGGTCTTGAACGCTCAAGCAGCGGATGAGATTCTTAAAGATCAAGCTGACTGAGCAGACAAGAGTGAGGCCTATCCACTCGTTCGCCTTCCAACCAAATGGAGACACGATGAGTCCAACGAGACGCATGTCATTCATACCTTTCGATACAAACaaccctcctccctctgtgcCTGGCAAACATCGGGCATCTGTAAGGATGATAGCGTTGTCCTCTCCTGCAAGGTTGCTGATGATACCTCTGCTGAGAGTGCTGATGAAGAGATCCAAGCAGAGGGAGCCAAAAGGCGAGCCACATGCAACCACAGGGCATCCTTTCTGTAGAGATGAGCTGTTCTGCCAAGGGACAGTACTTGAACTTTGTTTGCTGTGTGCCATATCACTTGCCTTGAGTACAGCAAACCAGCTGAGGAACTGTGCATCTCTGATCAGCTCCTCGTCCTCTTCATCAGCATGGAATCGCCACTGGTCACCCTCTTGGAAAACAGCCTGGAAAGCCTGTCTGAACTCCAGGCAGTTCACCAGCATCAGCAGCTCAGCTGTaacttcctgttgttgtgttgttttgtttctggagGGTGACAATGCTTTTCCATGTGCAGACTGGCTGGTGTCCACATATCGTTCTGTAAAATAGCTGACTCGGATTTTGAGTTTGTCACTGAAGCTTTGTGGAGATAGAAACCGGTGGTCTTTGGAGAGAGGGCCTTTGTTGTTAATTAAACGAGAAAACGGGAGTCCGGTGCAGATCACAGTTCCAGTCTGAGGATGGACGATGACTCCGCTGCAGCTTACAGCTTTCTTTACCGAAAACTCCTCAAAAACTTTTACAACACAGCAAGTTCTCTCGACCTCCTCTACCTCCATGTTGTTAGCAATGCAGGTGAACTTTACCCACACGCTGATAACACACTGGAGCAACTTGAGGACACTTACAAATCGTTGAAAAGAAGCTCATTAAAACAGCTATAGACGTGTCGTGAGACAAGAAAACAGTCCTCCATATTGGGCAGACATAACAGACTGACTTATACAATTTAAAGTAATGTCTTTGGGGTTTTATTACTCGCAGTAGTATCCAAAAACATGAGTTGTGGCCATACTTCCTGGTTGAGTCTCACTGGTCTACGAGAGAACGTGCCTGACCAGACCGCTCGATGTGAT
This genomic interval from Notolabrus celidotus isolate fNotCel1 chromosome 4, fNotCel1.pri, whole genome shotgun sequence contains the following:
- the tysnd1 gene encoding peroxisomal leader peptide-processing protease; this encodes MEVEEVERTCCVVKVFEEFSVKKAVSCSGVIVHPQTGTVICTGLPFSRLINNKGPLSKDHRFLSPQSFSDKLKIRVSYFTERYVDTSQSAHGKALSPSRNKTTQQQEVTAELLMLVNCLEFRQAFQAVFQEGDQWRFHADEEDEELIRDAQFLSWFAVLKASDMAHSKQSSSTVPWQNSSSLQKGCPVVACGSPFGSLCLDLFISTLSRGIISNLAGEDNAIILTDARCLPGTEGGGLFVSKGMNDMRLVGLIVSPFGWKANEWIGLTLVCSVSLIFKNLIRCLSVQDPLRDVWLHGGEEGLHMSLAAHESKAVKYPTVCLVDSGQFWGSGVVVSSRLVVTCRHVVDGKSTVNLKFHRKDRVHDMVGDVLFSTKASSPYDLALVQMRDSIMKAVIPQMAQSFNPGDPVVVVGYGGLGRRSGPSLTCGILSKAILLNDQPVMLQTTCAVQAGTSGGAVIRRRSGELLGIVSSNTRDIAAKVTYPHLNFSIPVTVFQQLLEQFNQTRDVDVLRELDTTENEVRRVWRLQAAPSKL